The following are from one region of the Halobacteriovorax vibrionivorans genome:
- the prfB gene encoding peptide chain release factor 2 (programmed frameshift) → MGLSEKKSLMADYKDKLESLRRSLDVDQKSARIKEIQEMEAMPGFWDDNTNATKVQKEKNLLEDVTNTYTKLKDLYDEFDILLEYAGEGDDESAEGAISIADEFVDAFNKAELKVLLSDDADSNNAIVSINAGAGGTESCDWASMLFRMVNRWAEQKKFKVQVLDVQDGDSAGIKSATMLIEGNYAYGNLKSETGVHRLVRISPFDSANRRHTSFASIFVSPEVDDDIEIEVADKDIRIDVYRSGGAGGQSVNTTDSAVRITHHPTGLVVTCQNERSQLQNKIQAMKVLKSRLYELELEKQRAAAAEEEANKKEIGWGAQIRSYVLHPYKMVKDHRTNFESSQAEKVLDGDIDGFMDAFLRWSVDGKKEG, encoded by the exons ATTGGCCTTAGTGAGAAAAAATCACTCATGGCGGATTATAAGGATAAATTAGAAAGTCTTAGGAGGTCACTT GATGTAGACCAAAAGTCTGCACGTATCAAAGAGATTCAAGAGATGGAAGCAATGCCTGGCTTCTGGGATGACAATACTAACGCAACAAAAGTTCAAAAAGAAAAAAACCTCTTAGAGGATGTCACAAATACATATACAAAATTAAAAGATCTATACGATGAGTTCGATATTCTACTCGAATATGCTGGTGAAGGTGATGATGAATCAGCAGAAGGTGCAATAAGCATTGCTGATGAATTCGTCGATGCTTTCAATAAAGCTGAACTTAAAGTCTTACTTTCAGATGATGCCGATTCAAATAATGCAATTGTAAGTATTAATGCTGGTGCAGGTGGGACTGAATCATGTGATTGGGCAAGTATGTTATTTCGTATGGTCAATCGTTGGGCCGAACAAAAGAAATTTAAGGTTCAAGTCTTAGATGTACAGGATGGAGATAGTGCTGGGATTAAATCTGCTACTATGCTCATTGAAGGAAATTACGCTTACGGAAATTTAAAGTCTGAAACAGGAGTACATCGCCTTGTTCGTATTTCTCCGTTTGATTCAGCAAATCGTAGGCATACTTCTTTTGCTTCAATTTTTGTTTCACCAGAAGTTGATGATGATATCGAAATTGAAGTCGCCGATAAAGATATTCGTATTGACGTGTATCGCTCAGGTGGTGCCGGTGGACAGTCTGTAAATACGACAGATTCTGCTGTTCGAATTACACACCATCCAACAGGACTCGTGGTAACATGTCAGAACGAGCGTTCACAACTTCAAAATAAGATTCAAGCAATGAAAGTTTTAAAGTCTCGTCTCTATGAACTTGAGCTTGAAAAGCAAAGAGCTGCGGCCGCTGAAGAAGAGGCCAATAAGAAAGAAATTGGTTGGGGAGCTCAGATTCGCTCTTATGTTCTTCATCCATATAAAATGGTTAAAGACCACCGAACAAATTTCGAATCTTCTCAAGCTGAAAAAGTACTTGATGGGGATATTGATGGATTCATGGATGCATTCTTAAGATGGTCTGTTGATGGTAA